The proteins below come from a single Sphingomonas hankookensis genomic window:
- a CDS encoding GntR family transcriptional regulator, whose product MTGIVVRNLSEQLVVLLRDRILAGRIDADRAIRQDALAAELGVSKIPLREALTRLEQEGLVRLHANRGYFVRELTMDEAEEVYALRLKLEPEVAGVAAMRATDAERDLAIRTLAQLDEVTNAHGDGVGAFNRAFHLALLRPSRQTITTTMLERLHVLGERYVRRHLEPLGRDQRANDEHAQLLQCWLARDASAVAARMYAHIEQTVLDLRREFGNDGGDGVA is encoded by the coding sequence ATGACCGGTATCGTCGTCCGTAACCTTTCCGAACAGCTGGTCGTGCTGCTGCGCGACCGTATCCTTGCGGGCCGGATCGATGCCGATCGCGCCATCCGGCAGGATGCGCTGGCCGCCGAACTGGGCGTCAGCAAGATTCCGCTGCGCGAGGCGCTGACCCGGCTCGAACAGGAAGGGCTGGTCCGGCTGCACGCCAATCGCGGCTATTTCGTCCGCGAACTGACCATGGACGAGGCGGAGGAGGTCTATGCGCTCCGCCTGAAGCTGGAGCCGGAGGTGGCCGGCGTGGCGGCGATGCGCGCGACCGATGCCGAACGCGACCTGGCGATCCGCACGCTGGCGCAGCTGGACGAGGTGACCAACGCGCATGGCGACGGCGTCGGCGCGTTCAACCGCGCCTTCCACCTCGCGCTGCTGCGCCCCTCGCGCCAGACGATCACGACCACCATGCTCGAACGGCTGCACGTGCTGGGCGAACGCTATGTCCGCCGCCACCTCGAACCGCTGGGCCGCGACCAGCGCGCGAACGACGAACATGCCCAGCTGCTGCAATGCTGGCTGGCGCGCGACGCATCGGCGGTCGCCGCGCGGATGTACGCCCATATCGAACAGACCGTGCTCGACCTGCGCCGCGAATTCGGCAACGACGGCGGCGACGGCGTCGCTTGA
- a CDS encoding NAD(P)/FAD-dependent oxidoreductase, with product MSGDAVVIGDGVVGLNVALALQRRGRAVTIVAPDQPWRGASWGNAGHIAVEQVEPLASLATVRSVPARLFLRGGALALPPRAIAAWLPFALRMLRAAAPARFAGGKAALSAMLATAIPAWQRVLADTGRPDLLRIDGHFVVWESAESAARGQAAWARTDTGTATWRAATPAELARLQTLTHVPIAGAIRFEGSGQITDSAALGDALRSRFVAAGGTFVHDRARGVVEREGRARVLLEQGAPIDADVAVVAAGAASAALVAAAGLHAPLIAERGYHVEGDPGDWPADMPPVVFEDRSMIVTRFAHRLRAASIVEFARTDMAPDPRKWARIRGHVAALGLSLRAPVEPWMGARPTLPDYLPAIGRRGAVAYAFGHQHLGLTLAATSGEALTALLHGDAPPFDLTPFALERFR from the coding sequence GTGAGCGGCGATGCGGTCGTCATCGGCGACGGCGTTGTCGGGCTGAACGTCGCGCTGGCGCTGCAACGCCGGGGCAGGGCGGTGACGATCGTCGCCCCCGATCAGCCATGGCGCGGCGCGTCGTGGGGCAATGCCGGGCATATCGCGGTCGAACAGGTCGAACCGCTCGCCTCGCTGGCGACGGTGCGTAGCGTGCCCGCCCGGCTGTTCCTGCGCGGCGGGGCGCTGGCCCTGCCGCCGCGCGCCATCGCCGCCTGGCTGCCCTTTGCGCTCCGGATGCTGCGCGCCGCCGCGCCGGCCCGCTTCGCCGGGGGCAAGGCGGCGCTGTCGGCGATGCTGGCGACCGCCATCCCGGCATGGCAGCGGGTGCTGGCCGATACCGGGCGGCCCGACCTGCTGCGGATCGACGGGCATTTCGTCGTGTGGGAAAGCGCGGAGAGTGCCGCGCGCGGGCAGGCGGCGTGGGCGCGGACCGATACCGGCACCGCGACGTGGCGCGCGGCGACGCCGGCCGAGCTGGCCCGGCTCCAGACGCTGACCCATGTGCCGATCGCCGGGGCGATCCGGTTCGAGGGCAGCGGGCAGATCACCGATTCCGCTGCGCTGGGCGACGCCTTGCGGAGCCGCTTCGTCGCGGCGGGCGGCACGTTCGTGCACGACCGCGCGCGCGGGGTGGTCGAGCGCGAGGGGCGGGCGCGCGTCCTGCTGGAACAGGGCGCGCCGATCGACGCCGATGTCGCGGTCGTCGCGGCAGGCGCGGCATCGGCCGCGCTGGTCGCGGCGGCGGGACTGCACGCGCCGCTGATCGCCGAGCGCGGCTATCATGTCGAGGGCGATCCCGGCGACTGGCCCGCCGACATGCCGCCGGTGGTGTTCGAGGACCGCTCGATGATCGTTACCCGCTTCGCCCACCGGCTGCGCGCGGCGAGCATCGTCGAATTCGCCCGGACCGACATGGCCCCCGACCCGCGAAAATGGGCGCGCATCCGGGGGCATGTCGCCGCGCTCGGCCTGTCGCTGCGCGCGCCGGTTGAACCGTGGATGGGCGCGCGGCCGACCCTGCCCGACTATCTGCCCGCGATCGGGCGTCGCGGGGCGGTGGCCTATGCCTTCGGGCACCAGCATCTCGGGCTGACACTGGCGGCGACCAGTGGCGAGGCGCTGACCGCGCTGCTGCATGGCGACGCGCCGCCCTTCGACCTGACGCCGTTCGCGCTCGAGCGATTTCGCTGA
- a CDS encoding amino acid permease gives MARGLLGPLKPLDAGEADPERRLRKTLSWPHLIALGIGAIVGTGIYTLTGVGADRAGPAVILSFAIAGAVCACAALAYAEMATLIPTAGSAYTYSYSVIGESVAWIVGWSLILEYSLACSTVAVGWSAYLVGWLQSVGVQLPAMLLSGPHGGGIVNLPAVLVALGIAGMLVAGTRESATFNIVLVAIKMTALAVFVLFALPAFNGANFEPFMPYGFGSTVQGGATRGVMAAAAIVFFAFYGFDAVATSAEEARNPGRDLTIGIIGSMAACTAIYMGVAVAAIGAVSYVDLGRSAEPLAYVLRSLQHPFAAWAIGLAALIALPSVILVMMYGQSRIFFVMSRDGLLPRSLSRVSARTGSPALVTMVTGVFVAAVAGFFRLDEIAELANAGTLLAFIAVAACMMILRRRAPELQRVFRCPAPFAVGTLAILGCVYLLVSLPSQTLVRFALWNIIGVVFYLLYGRVRSLVRVRA, from the coding sequence ATGGCACGAGGATTACTGGGGCCGCTCAAGCCCCTCGACGCAGGCGAAGCCGATCCGGAGCGCCGCCTGCGCAAGACGCTCAGCTGGCCGCACCTGATCGCGCTCGGCATCGGGGCGATCGTCGGCACCGGCATCTATACGCTGACCGGGGTCGGGGCGGATCGCGCCGGGCCGGCGGTGATCCTGTCCTTCGCCATCGCCGGCGCGGTCTGTGCCTGCGCCGCGCTCGCCTATGCCGAAATGGCGACGCTGATCCCGACCGCGGGCAGCGCCTACACCTACAGCTATTCGGTGATCGGCGAGAGCGTCGCCTGGATCGTCGGGTGGAGCCTGATCCTCGAATATTCGCTCGCCTGTTCGACGGTCGCGGTCGGGTGGTCGGCCTATCTGGTCGGATGGTTGCAGAGCGTCGGCGTGCAGTTGCCCGCGATGCTGCTGTCGGGGCCGCACGGCGGCGGGATCGTCAACCTGCCCGCGGTGCTGGTGGCGCTGGGCATCGCCGGGATGCTGGTCGCGGGCACGCGCGAAAGCGCCACGTTCAACATCGTGCTGGTCGCGATCAAGATGACCGCGCTGGCGGTCTTCGTGCTGTTCGCTTTGCCCGCATTCAACGGCGCCAATTTCGAACCGTTCATGCCCTATGGCTTTGGCAGCACGGTGCAGGGCGGGGCGACGCGCGGGGTGATGGCGGCGGCGGCGATCGTGTTCTTCGCCTTTTACGGGTTCGATGCCGTCGCGACCTCGGCGGAGGAAGCGCGCAATCCCGGCCGCGACCTGACCATCGGCATCATCGGGTCGATGGCGGCGTGCACCGCCATCTATATGGGGGTCGCGGTCGCGGCGATCGGGGCGGTCAGCTATGTCGATCTCGGCCGCTCGGCCGAACCGCTCGCCTATGTCCTGCGCAGCTTGCAGCATCCCTTCGCCGCCTGGGCGATCGGCCTTGCCGCGCTGATCGCGCTCCCTTCGGTCATCCTGGTGATGATGTACGGGCAGAGCCGCATCTTCTTCGTCATGTCGCGCGACGGGCTGCTGCCGCGCTCGCTCAGCCGCGTGTCGGCGCGCACCGGATCGCCCGCGCTGGTGACGATGGTGACCGGCGTGTTCGTCGCCGCCGTCGCCGGCTTCTTCCGCCTCGACGAGATTGCCGAGCTGGCCAATGCCGGCACGCTGCTCGCCTTCATCGCGGTCGCGGCGTGCATGATGATCCTGCGGCGCCGCGCGCCCGAACTGCAGCGCGTGTTCCGCTGCCCCGCGCCGTTCGCGGTCGGCACGCTGGCGATCCTCGGCTGCGTCTATCTGCTGGTCAGCCTGCCGTCGCAGACGCTGGTGCGGTTCGCGCTGTGGAACATCATCGGCGTCGTCTTCTACCTCCTTTACGGTCGCGTGCGCAGCCTGGTGCGGGTGCGCGCGTGA
- a CDS encoding 4-hydroxyproline epimerase, translated as MRHTFFCIDGHTAGNPVRLVAGGAPLLRGASMAERRQDFLARFDWIRTGLCFEPRGHDMMSGGFLYPPCGDADAAILFIETSGCLPMCGHGTIGIITFALENGLITPREPGRLRVEVPAGVIDIDYVADGNRVRSVRIRNVPAYLAKQGVQVDVPGFGALSIDVAYGGNYYAIIEPQGPYTGLDDLGAARIVELSRTIRDLVRAVYEPVHPLEPTIRGVSHVLWADAPKGEGADGRNAVFYGERAIDRSPCGTGTSARLAHLAATGRLTIGDRFVHESYIGSRFIGRVEAETTIGDQPAIVPSIEGSAIATGFNTIWIDREDPFFAGFTVV; from the coding sequence ATGCGCCACACCTTCTTCTGCATCGACGGCCACACGGCGGGCAATCCCGTCCGCCTGGTGGCCGGGGGCGCCCCGCTGCTGCGCGGCGCCAGCATGGCGGAGCGGCGCCAGGATTTCCTGGCGCGCTTCGACTGGATCCGCACCGGGCTGTGCTTCGAGCCGCGCGGCCACGACATGATGTCGGGCGGGTTCCTTTATCCGCCGTGCGGCGATGCGGATGCGGCGATCCTGTTCATCGAAACGTCGGGCTGCCTGCCGATGTGCGGGCACGGCACGATCGGGATCATCACCTTCGCCCTCGAAAACGGGCTGATCACCCCGCGCGAGCCGGGACGGCTGCGTGTCGAGGTGCCCGCCGGGGTGATCGACATCGACTATGTGGCGGACGGCAACCGGGTCCGCTCGGTAAGGATCCGCAACGTCCCCGCCTATCTGGCGAAACAGGGCGTGCAGGTCGATGTGCCGGGCTTCGGCGCGCTGTCGATCGATGTCGCCTATGGCGGCAATTATTATGCGATCATCGAGCCGCAGGGGCCGTACACCGGCCTCGACGATCTGGGTGCGGCGCGGATCGTGGAGCTCAGCCGCACGATCCGCGACCTGGTGCGCGCGGTCTATGAACCGGTCCATCCGCTCGAACCGACGATACGCGGGGTCAGCCATGTGCTCTGGGCCGACGCGCCGAAGGGCGAGGGCGCGGACGGGCGCAACGCGGTCTTCTACGGCGAACGCGCGATCGATCGCAGCCCGTGCGGCACCGGCACCTCGGCCCGCCTCGCTCATCTCGCGGCGACCGGCCGGTTGACCATCGGCGACCGCTTCGTCCACGAAAGCTATATCGGCAGCCGCTTCATCGGCCGGGTCGAGGCGGAAACGACGATCGGCGATCAACCGGCGATCGTGCCGTCGATCGAAGGGTCGGCGATCGCGACCGGCTTCAACACGATCTGGATCGATCGCGAGGACCCGTTCTTTGCCGGGTTCACGGTGGTCTGA
- a CDS encoding dihydrodipicolinate synthase family protein — protein MWTGVYPAATTQFAADGSVDIDATQRGLVALVEDGVDGLILLGTCGENNSLDVEEKHAVLRAGVEAVGGRVPLVCGVSEFTTRRAAAFAKEVEDIGVDALMLLPAMVYVPTPNELATHFRTVAEATGLPIMLYNNPPAYRVSVDFATLALLEPVKNIVAVKESAPDPRRFTDVINRFGDRYIVMAGLDDVALEGMLLGASGWVSGLTSAFPQESVALIAAVDRGDWEEARRIYRWFMPLLHLDAEHDLVQSIKLAEEIMGRGSERVRLPRLPLEGARRAEVIAMVEKCAATRPVLTAPSVEAAAA, from the coding sequence ATGTGGACGGGCGTCTATCCCGCGGCGACGACGCAGTTCGCGGCCGATGGGTCGGTCGATATCGATGCGACGCAGCGCGGTCTGGTCGCGCTGGTCGAGGACGGGGTCGACGGGCTGATCCTGCTCGGCACCTGCGGTGAGAACAACTCGCTCGACGTCGAGGAAAAGCATGCCGTGCTGCGCGCGGGTGTCGAGGCGGTCGGCGGGCGCGTGCCTTTGGTGTGCGGCGTGTCCGAATTCACCACGCGCCGTGCGGCGGCGTTTGCCAAAGAGGTCGAGGATATCGGCGTCGACGCGCTGATGCTGCTGCCCGCCATGGTCTATGTGCCGACGCCCAACGAACTGGCGACGCATTTCCGCACCGTCGCGGAAGCGACCGGCCTGCCGATCATGCTCTACAACAACCCGCCAGCCTACCGCGTGTCGGTCGACTTCGCCACGCTCGCGCTGCTCGAACCGGTGAAGAACATCGTCGCGGTCAAGGAAAGCGCGCCCGATCCGCGCCGCTTCACCGACGTCATCAACCGCTTCGGCGACCGCTATATCGTGATGGCCGGTCTCGACGACGTGGCGCTGGAGGGCATGTTGCTCGGGGCCAGCGGATGGGTGTCGGGCCTGACCAGCGCCTTCCCGCAGGAATCGGTCGCGCTGATCGCGGCGGTCGATCGCGGCGACTGGGAAGAGGCGCGGCGCATCTATCGCTGGTTCATGCCGCTGCTCCACCTCGATGCCGAACATGACCTCGTCCAGTCGATCAAGCTGGCCGAGGAGATCATGGGCCGCGGGTCGGAACGCGTCCGCCTGCCGCGCCTGCCGCTCGAAGGCGCGCGCCGGGCAGAGGTGATCGCGATGGTCGAGAAATGCGCGGCGACGCGGCCGGTGCTGACCGCGCCGTCGGTGGAGGCGGCTGCCGCCTGA
- a CDS encoding M20/M25/M40 family metallo-hydrolase, with protein MMRMLLAGIAMLGPIAAQAQDAPSTPGGKEAVTLLTDGVKFQTVAGRGQVPAYAAYLQAKLLSAGFDPAEVRFVAMGETGYLTARYPGRDRAAKPTVVLAHMDVVEADPKDWTRDPFTPVIENGYVFGRGSLDNKAGLSMAVATLMKLRRAKWVPQRDIVLVLTGDEETTMKTTRAAAEAYRNAALVLNADAGGGLLGDDGKPMVYGLQAAEKVYGDWHLTVTDPGGHSSRPGPDNAIVRLATAVGRIAAYRFPPQQNEITKASLAGTATMTPGPLGAAMKAFAANPNDTAAADILSADKRYIGQVRTTCVPTMFNGGHAPNALPQRAVANINCRIFPGTPRAQIAAKLTELAADPKVAVAFNDNGTIEAGASPLDPKVVAAVKAAVAERAPGLLVVPMQEAGATDSMHFRAYGIPSFGVGGVFMKASDSFAHGLNERVPVATFDPGVLWWETLLKTLG; from the coding sequence ATGATGCGGATGCTGCTTGCCGGAATTGCCATGCTGGGCCCGATCGCCGCACAGGCGCAGGACGCGCCGTCGACGCCGGGGGGCAAGGAAGCGGTCACGCTGCTGACCGACGGGGTGAAGTTCCAGACCGTCGCCGGGCGCGGGCAGGTGCCGGCCTATGCCGCGTATCTGCAGGCCAAGCTGCTCTCCGCCGGGTTCGATCCCGCCGAGGTCCGCTTCGTGGCGATGGGGGAGACCGGCTATCTGACCGCGCGCTATCCCGGCCGCGACCGGGCTGCGAAGCCGACCGTGGTGCTGGCGCATATGGACGTGGTGGAGGCCGATCCGAAGGACTGGACCCGCGACCCGTTCACCCCGGTGATCGAGAATGGCTATGTCTTCGGGCGCGGCAGCCTGGACAACAAGGCCGGGCTGTCGATGGCGGTCGCGACGCTGATGAAGCTGCGCCGCGCGAAATGGGTGCCGCAGCGCGATATCGTGCTGGTGCTGACCGGCGACGAAGAAACCACGATGAAGACGACGCGGGCGGCGGCGGAGGCGTACAGGAACGCCGCTCTGGTGCTGAACGCCGATGCCGGTGGCGGGCTGTTGGGCGATGACGGCAAACCGATGGTGTACGGATTGCAGGCGGCGGAGAAGGTCTATGGCGACTGGCACCTGACCGTCACCGATCCGGGCGGGCACAGCAGCCGTCCGGGACCGGACAATGCCATCGTCCGCCTGGCGACGGCGGTCGGGCGGATCGCCGCCTATCGCTTTCCCCCGCAACAGAACGAGATCACCAAGGCGTCGCTGGCCGGCACCGCGACGATGACGCCCGGACCGCTGGGTGCGGCGATGAAGGCGTTCGCCGCCAATCCGAACGACACCGCCGCGGCGGACATATTGTCGGCCGACAAGCGCTATATCGGGCAGGTCCGCACCACCTGCGTCCCCACCATGTTCAATGGCGGCCATGCGCCCAACGCGCTGCCGCAGCGCGCGGTCGCCAACATCAACTGCCGCATCTTTCCGGGTACGCCGCGCGCGCAGATCGCGGCCAAGCTGACCGAACTGGCCGCCGATCCCAAGGTCGCGGTGGCCTTCAACGACAATGGCACGATCGAGGCCGGCGCCTCCCCGCTCGACCCGAAGGTCGTCGCGGCGGTGAAGGCGGCGGTGGCCGAGCGGGCGCCGGGGCTGCTGGTCGTGCCGATGCAGGAGGCCGGCGCGACCGATTCGATGCATTTCCGCGCTTACGGCATTCCGAGCTTCGGGGTCGGCGGCGTGTTCATGAAGGCGAGCGACAGTTTCGCCCACGGGCTGAACGAACGGGTGCCGGTCGCGACCTTCGATCCGGGGGTGTTGTGGTGGGAGACGTTGTTGAAGACGTTGGGGTGA
- a CDS encoding sensor histidine kinase has protein sequence MIRAFWRRPSALTAIGGFSVAIAILSVAITASIVLLMPDPPAVRLTLADAAAALRGAENGLVRSIGAPPAGPPNPIQQQVLAQALGRPVGDVRVVWLDAPPRKRPVGEVIVVTPHRGSGSPFPGGTMVLQMKGGRPMRVVDRLPDGPLGTVLLRLPQPPFAAGVRLSDGRWLTVRPAAPLLGGWRWKVLVALAVSLVVLAPLAWLFARRLTRPFRVLARAIDAGLDPPQAQGPRELQEAAGAILQLRTRLAAESEDRLRMLTAVAHDLRTPLTSLKLRLESVPEPQRARMVADANRMQAMIADVLDFARTADATRHPVGLRPLVAEVVADAPAMTLDPGPEVTVSVVEAGLRRAVENLVRNAVDYAGGGRIAVARDGDRAVIEVIDTGPGIAPADRTRLLRPFERGDASRNRDTGGVGLGLSIVQGFAERHGGTLELADAPGGGMVARLVLPAVG, from the coding sequence ATGATCCGCGCCTTCTGGCGACGGCCCAGCGCGCTGACCGCCATCGGCGGGTTCAGCGTCGCCATCGCGATCCTGAGCGTCGCGATCACCGCCAGCATCGTGCTGCTGATGCCCGATCCGCCGGCGGTGCGGCTGACGCTGGCCGATGCGGCGGCGGCGCTGCGCGGCGCGGAAAACGGCCTCGTCCGCAGCATCGGCGCGCCGCCCGCCGGGCCGCCCAATCCGATCCAGCAACAGGTGCTCGCCCAGGCGCTCGGCCGGCCGGTCGGCGACGTCCGCGTCGTCTGGCTCGACGCGCCGCCACGCAAGAGGCCGGTCGGTGAGGTCATCGTCGTTACCCCGCACCGAGGGAGCGGCAGCCCGTTTCCCGGCGGCACCATGGTGTTGCAGATGAAGGGCGGACGGCCGATGCGGGTGGTCGACCGGTTGCCCGACGGGCCGCTCGGCACGGTATTGCTGCGCCTGCCGCAGCCGCCCTTCGCCGCCGGCGTCCGCCTGTCCGACGGGCGCTGGCTGACGGTTCGGCCGGCCGCGCCGCTGCTGGGGGGATGGCGGTGGAAGGTGCTGGTCGCGCTCGCGGTCAGCCTGGTCGTGCTGGCGCCGCTCGCCTGGCTGTTCGCGCGGCGGCTGACCCGCCCGTTCCGCGTGCTGGCCCGCGCGATCGATGCCGGGCTCGACCCGCCCCAGGCGCAAGGGCCCCGCGAATTGCAGGAGGCGGCGGGCGCGATCCTGCAGCTGCGCACCCGCCTCGCGGCGGAGAGCGAGGACCGGTTGCGGATGCTGACCGCGGTCGCCCACGACCTGCGCACCCCGCTGACCAGCCTGAAGCTCAGGTTGGAATCGGTGCCCGAGCCGCAGCGCGCGCGGATGGTGGCCGATGCCAACCGGATGCAGGCGATGATCGCCGACGTGCTCGACTTCGCGCGCACCGCCGACGCCACCCGCCACCCGGTCGGCCTGCGTCCGCTGGTGGCGGAGGTGGTGGCCGACGCCCCGGCGATGACGCTCGATCCCGGGCCGGAAGTAACGGTCAGCGTGGTCGAGGCCGGCCTGCGCCGCGCGGTCGAGAATCTGGTGCGCAACGCGGTCGACTATGCCGGCGGGGGGCGGATCGCGGTCGCGCGGGACGGGGATCGCGCGGTGATCGAGGTGATCGACACCGGCCCCGGCATCGCGCCCGCCGACCGCACCCGCCTGCTGCGCCCGTTCGAACGCGGCGACGCCTCGCGCAACCGCGATACCGGCGGGGTCGGGCTGGGGCTCAGCATCGTGCAGGGCTTTGCCGAACGCCATGGCGGCACGCTCGAACTGGCCGACGCGCCGGGCGGGGGGATGGTGGCGCGGTTGGTGTTGCCGGCGGTCGGGTGA
- a CDS encoding response regulator, translating to MPTDAPPADRIIVVDDDTSIRDALAEYLGGHGYAVRTAPGAAACDRLWMEAPADLLVIDVMMPGEDGLSLCRRLAPLGVPILMLSALDGVTDRIVGLEVGAWDYLAKPFEPRELLARVRALLRRPRAVEPVAAGDDAVVFAGWWFSPAERRLRDPQGRPLLLSEGEHALLAAFVRRAGRVLSRDALLDAARGIDAASYDRAIDIAVSRLRRKLAEGDATPLIETVRGAGYRFVPAVRPA from the coding sequence ATGCCGACCGATGCTCCCCCCGCCGACCGCATAATCGTCGTCGACGACGACACCAGCATCCGCGACGCGCTGGCCGAATATCTGGGCGGGCATGGCTATGCGGTGCGCACCGCGCCCGGCGCGGCGGCATGCGACCGGTTGTGGATGGAGGCGCCGGCGGACCTGCTGGTCATCGACGTGATGATGCCGGGCGAGGACGGGCTGTCGCTGTGCCGCCGCCTCGCGCCGCTGGGGGTGCCGATCCTGATGCTGAGCGCGCTGGACGGGGTGACCGACCGGATCGTCGGGCTGGAGGTCGGGGCATGGGATTATCTGGCCAAGCCGTTCGAACCGCGCGAGCTGCTCGCCCGCGTCCGCGCGCTGCTGCGCCGGCCGCGCGCGGTCGAACCGGTGGCGGCCGGCGACGATGCGGTGGTCTTTGCCGGATGGTGGTTCAGCCCGGCCGAACGGCGCTTACGCGATCCGCAGGGGCGGCCGCTGCTGCTGAGCGAAGGCGAACATGCGCTGCTCGCCGCCTTCGTCCGGCGGGCGGGCCGCGTGCTCAGCCGCGACGCGCTGCTCGACGCCGCGCGCGGGATCGATGCCGCCAGCTATGACCGCGCGATCGACATCGCGGTCAGCCGGCTGCGGCGCAAGCTGGCGGAAGGGGACGCGACCCCGCTGATCGAAACGGTGCGCGGCGCGGGCTATCGCTTCGTGCCGGCGGTGCGCCCGGCATGA